A region of Cucumis melo cultivar AY chromosome 2, USDA_Cmelo_AY_1.0, whole genome shotgun sequence DNA encodes the following proteins:
- the LOC103492345 gene encoding mitogen-activated protein kinase kinase 2 isoform X1, which yields MRKGGFSNNLNLKLNLPKEEQSIATFLTQSGTFKDGDLLVNRDGVRIVSQSEVEAPPPIKPTDDQLSLADIDIIKVIGKGNGGTVQLVQHKWTAQFFALKVIQMKIEESHRKQIAQELKINQSAQCPYIVVCYQSFYDNGSIYIILEYMDGGSLADFLKKVKKIQEPYLAALCKQVLKGLSYLHHERHIIHRDLKPSNLLINHRGEVKITDFGVSAIMENTYQEANTFVGTYNYMSPERIVGEGYDNKSDIWSLGLILLECATGKFPYSPPGQDEGWVNFYELMEAIVEGEPPSAPADQFTPEFCSFISACVQTDPKNRLSARELLEHPFIKMYEDRDIDLSSYFNDAGSPLATF from the exons ATGAGGAAGGGAGGCTTCAGCAACAACCTCAACCTCAAGCTCAATCTTCCTAAAGAAGAGCAATCCATAGCGACGTTCCT AACGCAGAGTGGTACGTTTAAAGATGGTGATCTGCTTGTAAACAGAGATGGGGTTCGGATTGTTTCTCAAAGCGAAGTTGAAGCA CCACCTCCGATTAAGCCTACAGATGATCAGTTGAGTTTAGCAGACATAGACATTATTAAAGTCATTGGAAAAGGAAATGGTGGTACTGTGCAATTAGTTCAGCACAAATGGACTGCTCAGTTTTTTGCATTGAAG GTAATTCAGATGAAAATTGAAGAGTCTCACCGCAAGCAGATTGCACAAGAACTGAAAATCAATCAATCAGCGCAGTGCCCTTATATTGTTGTCTGTTACCAATCTTTTTATGATAATGGATCAATATATATCATCCTAGAGTACATGGATGGAGGATCTTTAgcagattttttaaaaaaggttaaaaaaatTCAAGAGCCATATCTTGCTGCCCTTTGTAAGCAG GTGCTGAAGGGGTTGTCTTACCTTCACCATGAAAGACACATCATCCATAGGGACTTAAAGCCttcaaatttattaataaaccATAGAGGGGAAGTCAAGATTACTGACTTTGGTGTGAGTGCAATTATGGAAAACACATATCAAGAGGCTAATACTTTTGTTGGCACGTATAACTATATGTCC CCAGAGAGAATTGTGGGAGAGGGATATGACAATAAAAGTGACATTTGGAGCCTGGGTCTGATATTACTTGAGTGTGCAACCGGAAAATTTCCTTATTCTCCACCTGGGCAAGATGAAGGATGGGTTAATTTTTATGAGCTTATGGAAGCCATTGTTGAAGGCGAACCTCCTTCTGCTCCAGCCGACCAATTTACTCCTGAATTCTGTTCATTCATTTCTGCATG TGTGCAAACAGACCCAAAGAATAGACTGTCAGCACGTGAACTTTTG GAACATCCTTTCATCAAGATGTATGAAGATAGGGATATTGACCTATCATCTTACTTCAATGATGCAGGATCTCCACTTGCAACTTTCTAA
- the LOC103492345 gene encoding mitogen-activated protein kinase kinase 2 isoform X2, whose translation MRKGGFSNNLNLKLNLPKEEQSIATFLTQSGTFKDGDLLVNRDGVRIVSQSEVEAPPPIKPTDDQLSLADIDIIKVIGKGNGGTVQLVQHKWTAQFFALKVIQMKIEESHRKQIAQELKINQSAQCPYIVVCYQSFYDNGSIYIILEYMDGGSLADFLKKVKKIQEPYLAALCKQVLKGLSYLHHERHIIHRDLKPSNLLINHRGEVKITDFGVSAIMENTYQEANTFVGTYNYMSPERIVGEGYDNKSDIWSLGLILLECATGKFPYSPPGQDEGWVNFYELMEAIVEGEPPSAPADQFTPEFCSFISA comes from the exons ATGAGGAAGGGAGGCTTCAGCAACAACCTCAACCTCAAGCTCAATCTTCCTAAAGAAGAGCAATCCATAGCGACGTTCCT AACGCAGAGTGGTACGTTTAAAGATGGTGATCTGCTTGTAAACAGAGATGGGGTTCGGATTGTTTCTCAAAGCGAAGTTGAAGCA CCACCTCCGATTAAGCCTACAGATGATCAGTTGAGTTTAGCAGACATAGACATTATTAAAGTCATTGGAAAAGGAAATGGTGGTACTGTGCAATTAGTTCAGCACAAATGGACTGCTCAGTTTTTTGCATTGAAG GTAATTCAGATGAAAATTGAAGAGTCTCACCGCAAGCAGATTGCACAAGAACTGAAAATCAATCAATCAGCGCAGTGCCCTTATATTGTTGTCTGTTACCAATCTTTTTATGATAATGGATCAATATATATCATCCTAGAGTACATGGATGGAGGATCTTTAgcagattttttaaaaaaggttaaaaaaatTCAAGAGCCATATCTTGCTGCCCTTTGTAAGCAG GTGCTGAAGGGGTTGTCTTACCTTCACCATGAAAGACACATCATCCATAGGGACTTAAAGCCttcaaatttattaataaaccATAGAGGGGAAGTCAAGATTACTGACTTTGGTGTGAGTGCAATTATGGAAAACACATATCAAGAGGCTAATACTTTTGTTGGCACGTATAACTATATGTCC CCAGAGAGAATTGTGGGAGAGGGATATGACAATAAAAGTGACATTTGGAGCCTGGGTCTGATATTACTTGAGTGTGCAACCGGAAAATTTCCTTATTCTCCACCTGGGCAAGATGAAGGATGGGTTAATTTTTATGAGCTTATGGAAGCCATTGTTGAAGGCGAACCTCCTTCTGCTCCAGCCGACCAATTTACTCCTGAATTCTGTTCATTCATTTCTGCATG A
- the LOC103492531 gene encoding uncharacterized protein LOC103492531, producing the protein MEPNSDPPPFWSPSPPIRRPRSYSPPFISLPLLIILLPTLALILLFFAIRPLLSLTNQVYKPTSVKKSWDSFNVFLVLVAIICGIFARRNDDVPTTADADSRGSDQRTVVDTGGVKVNGDSELSQEWFGFSERRFSDPMGRAPVTTRLRRNSSYPDLRQESLWENGNDGINQFRFFDDFEINKYRSRSFVYRTRGNEREESPAEIKVIPVDSFVANSSPAPEKIKSQSPNPPPPPPPPLPVTQRKPRRTYQNIQKKEEIPENKAEFTPPPPPPLPPRAVIPPSPVRVRLEEKFGKSVRKKTNVKKEIAMALASLYRKRKRKQKTKDAYDVDRRSPTEQRPPPPPPPPPPSFFRIFKKSSKNKRVHSESPPPPPPPPPPAPLSSRSTKRKIQIPLPPSPPPPPPSQQRNSTTNRRPPLPTSVRNSYIENQSINSRTKSPIRTIPPPPPPPPSFKTTTDVKSTVGSDTVGSRSSETSRCGSPDPENVNSPASSGAGVGPVFCPSPDVNVKAANFIARLRDEWRLEKMNSVREKERLGQGPNYEITTGLGPNV; encoded by the coding sequence ATGGAGCCAAACAGCGACCCACCACCATTCTGGTCGCCGTCGCCACCCATCCGCCGCCCTAGATCCTATTCTCCACCCTTCATTTCTTTGCCGCTTTTGATTATCCTCTTACCCACGCTAGCTTTGATTCTCTTGTTCTTTGCTATCCGTCCGCTTCTTTCACTCACCAATCAAGTTTACAAACCTACTTCCGTGAAGAAAAGCTGGGATTCCTTCAATGTTTTCCTTGTTCTCGTTGCGATTATCTGCGGCATTTTCGCTAGACGAAACGACGACGTACCGACTACCGCCGATGCAGATAGCCGTGGTTCTGATCAAAGGACGGTTGTTGACACTGGTGGAGTTAAGGTGAACGGAGACTCGGAGTTGTCGCAGGAGTGGTTTGGATTTTCGGAGAGGAGATTTTCTGATCCGATGGGGAGAGCGCCGGTGACGACGAGGTTGAGGAGGAATAGCTCTTATCCAGATCTGCGGCAGGAATCGCTATGGGAGAATGGTAACGATGGTATCAATCAGTTCCGATTCTTtgatgattttgaaataaataagtATCGTTCGCGATCCTTCGTGTATCGAACGCGAGGAAATGAAAGAGAAGAATCTCCGGCGGAGATTAAGGTTATTCCGGTTGATTCGTTTGTGGCGAATTCCTCGCCGGCGCCTGAGAAGATAAAGTCTCAGTCTCCCAATCCTCCGCCTCCACCACCGCCGCCACTGCCGGTAACTCAGAGGAAACCGAGACGGACGTATCAGAATATTCAGAAAAAGGAGGAAATTCCAGAGAATAAAGCTGAATTCACGCCGCCGCCTCCACCGCCACTTCCGCCGCGAGCAGTTATCCCACCGTCGCCGGTTCGTGTTAGATTGGAGgagaaatttggaaagagtgTACGAAAGAAAACGAATGTTAAGAAAGAAATAGCAATGGCGTTGGCTTCACTGTAtaggaagagaaagagaaaacaaaaaactaaagatGCCTACGACGTCGACCGACGATCTCCAACCGAACAACGACCACCGCCGCCGCCCCCACCTCCGCCTCCTTCCTTCTTCCGCATATTCAAAAAATCAAGCAAAAACAAGAGAGTTCACTCCGAATCTCCCCCACCGCCGCCTCCGCCACCACCGCCTGCCCCATTATCATCCCGTTCGACAAAGAGGAAAATCCAGATCCCGCTTCCACCTTCACCACCGCCACCACCACCATCACAGCAGCGAAACTCCACCACTAATCGCCGACCACCTCTACCAACGAGCGTCCGTAATTCCTACATCGAAAACCAAAGCATTAACAGCCGAACAAAGAGTCCCATACGAACTATTCCACCGCCGCCGCCCCCTCCTCCTTCGTTCAAAACGACGACGGACGTGAAATCCACAGTTGGAAGCGACACTGTCGGGTCACGAAGCTCCGAAACCTCCCGTTGCGGATCTCCGGATCCGGAAAACGTCAATTCGCCGGCCAGCAGCGGGGCCGGAGTGGGGCCGGTGTTCTGTCCTAGCCCGGACGTTAACGTAAAAGCTGCAAATTTCATTGCGAGGTTGAGAGATGAATGGAGGTTGGAGAAGATGAATTCGgttagagagaaagaaagattGGGCCAAGGCCCAAATTATGAGATAACAACGGGCCTTGGCCCAAATGTTTAA